Proteins encoded within one genomic window of Gambusia affinis linkage group LG09, SWU_Gaff_1.0, whole genome shotgun sequence:
- the slc25a43 gene encoding solute carrier family 25 member 43, translating into MVVSVKNDTRLTSSQSFLCSGFAGFFSKTVTSPLEVVKIKRQVGTFHGKGGFLQTFIVIYQNEGLRGFWKGNMVSCLRLFPYTAVHLTTYKKIVHLHMDELGFISQWRAILAGGLAGVAAALLTYPLEVAETRLIVQNCRQRTYIGATHTISKIYRNEGLSALYRGFSLTVLGAVPFSVGCYAVYMNLDKLWQEPSFRFTPLQNFINGCIAAGVAQMLSYPFETVKRKMQAQSSRLPHFGGVDVHFSGPMDCFMQIIRNKGVLSLWNGLTANMIKIVPYFGLLFACCEMCKQVCLYRNGYIVSPLSYQPTPGVDQSLGPHELEEVRRYWKNRNFGSRESSFGNRW; encoded by the exons ATGGTGGTCTCGGTGAAAAACGACACCCGGCTGACCAGTTCTCAGAGCTTCCTCTGCTCTGGTTTCGCTGGTTTCTTCAGCAAAACCGTCACGTCTCCTCTGGAGGTGGTGAAGATTAAACGTCAGGTGGGAACTTTTCACGGCAAAGGCGGATTCCTGCAAACTTTTATCGTCATCTACCAGAATGAGGGACTTCGAGGATTTTGGAAAGGGAATATGGTCTCCTGTCTCCGGCTGTTTCCATATACAGCAGTTCACCTCACCACATACAAGAA GATCGTCCACCTTCACATGGATGAGCTGGGCTTTATCTCCCAGTGGAGGGCCATATTAGCCGGCGGACTGGCTGGCGTCGCTGCCGCTCTGCTCACGTATCCTCTGGAGGTGGCGGAGACCCGACTGATCGTCCAGAACTGCAGACAGCGGACCTACATCGGCGCGACTCACACCATCTCAAAGATCTACAGGAATGAAGGCCTGTCTGCTCTCTACAGAGGATTCTCCCTCACCGTTCTGG GTGCGGTTCCCTTTTCAGTCGGATGCTATGCGGTTTACATGAATTTGGACAAGCTGTGGCAGGAGCCGTCGTTTCGCTTCACTCCTCTGCAGAACTTCATTAATGGCTGCATTGCAGCGGGAGTGGCTCAAATGCTCTCATACCCCTTTGAGACCGTTAAACGGAAAATGCAG GCACAGAGTTCTCGTCTTCCCCATTTTGGTGGTGTTGATGTCCACTTCAGTGGACCGATGGACTGCTTCATGCAGATTATTAGAAACAAAGGCGTTCTGTCGCTGTGGAACGGACTAACGGCCAACATGATAAAG ATTGTTCCTTATTTTGGTCTTCTGTTCGCCTGCTGCGAGATGTGCAAGCAGGTGTGTCTCTACCGTAACGGCTACATCGTCTCACCTCTGAGCTACCAGCCCACGCCGGGGGTCGACCAGAGCCTCGGGCCGCACGAGCTGGAGGAGGTCAGGCGCtactggaaaaacaggaactttgGGTCAAGGGAGTCCTCTTTTGGGAACCGCTGGTGA
- the LOC122837180 gene encoding ADP/ATP translocase 2, which yields MTDTAISFAKDFLAGGIAAAISKTAVAPIERVKLLLQVQHASKQITADKQYKGIVDCVVRIPKEQGFLSFWRGNLANVIRYFPTQALNFAFKDKYKKIFLDGVDKRTQFWRYFAGNLASGGAAGATSLCFVYPLDFARTRLAADVGKAGQEREFKGLGDCLMKIFKSDGLKGLYQGFNVSVQGIIIYRAAYFGVYDTAKGMLPDPKNTHIVVSWMIAQSVTAVAGLVSYPFDTVRRRMMMQSGRKGADIMYTGTLDCWRKIARDEGSKAFFKGALSNVLRGMGGAFVLVLYDELKKVI from the exons ATGACTGATACGGCTATCTCCTTCGCTAAGGACTTCCTCGCCGGCGGCATCGCCGCTGCCATATCCAAAACAGCTGTAGCCCCCATTGAGAGAGTGAAACTTCTCCTCCAG GTGCAACATGCCAGCAAACAGATCACAGCCGACAAGCAGTACAAAGGCATCGTGGACTGCGTTGTCCGCATCCCCAAAGAGCAGGGCTTCCTTTCCTTCTGGAGAGGCAACTTGGCCAATGTCATCAGATACTTTCCCACACAAGCCCTCAACTTTGCTTTCAAGGACAAGTACAAGAAGATTTTCCTGGATGGCGTAGACAAGCGCACGCAGTTCTGGAGATACTTTGCAGGTAACCTGGCGTCCGGCGGCGCAGCAGGGGCTACGTCGCTCTGTTTTGTCTACCCACTCGACTTTGCCAGGACGCGTCTCGCCGCCGACGTGGGCAAAGCGGGGCAGGAACGTGAGTTCAAGGGCCTGGGTGACTGCTTGATGAAGATCTTCAAGTCTGATGGCCTCAAAGGTCTGTACCAGGGCTTCAACGTGTCAGTGCAGGGCATTATCATCTACAGAGCAGCCTACTTTGGTGTCTACGACACAGCAAAAG GCATGCTGCCAGATCCCAAGAACACACACATTGTTGTTAGCTGGATGATCGCTCAGTCTGTAACCGCCGTCGCCGGTCTCGTGTCCTACCCCTTCGATACCGTCCGCCGTCGTATGATGATGCAGTCTGGACGCAAAGGAG CTGATATTATGTACACCGGCACCCTGGACTGCTGGAGGAAGATCGCACGTGATGAAGGCAGCAAGGCCTTCTTCAAAGGAGCCTTGTCCAATGTGCTCAGAGGCATGGGCGGAGCCTTCGTGCTCGTCTTGTACGACGAGCTTAAGAAAGTCATCTAA